A single region of the Pseudomonas sp. VD-NE ins genome encodes:
- a CDS encoding acyl-CoA thioesterase: MIELEQEDPIPQGDLALQITALPRETNGFGDIFGGWLVAQMDLAGTAMASRVAGGRVATVAIDRMAFLVPVAVGAQLSFYTQTLEIGRSSIQMMVEVWSDDPLSSEWRKVTEAVFVFVAIDGSGRTRSVPPRAR, encoded by the coding sequence ATGATAGAGCTCGAACAAGAAGATCCGATCCCGCAAGGCGACCTGGCCTTGCAAATCACCGCACTTCCACGCGAAACCAATGGCTTTGGCGATATTTTCGGCGGCTGGCTGGTGGCACAGATGGATTTGGCCGGCACCGCAATGGCCAGCCGCGTCGCTGGTGGCCGCGTTGCCACGGTTGCCATCGATCGCATGGCGTTTCTCGTGCCGGTCGCTGTCGGCGCGCAATTGTCCTTTTATACCCAGACCCTGGAAATCGGCCGCAGCTCGATCCAGATGATGGTTGAAGTGTGGAGCGACGACCCGCTGTCCAGCGAGTGGCGTAAAGTGACCGAAGCGGTATTCGTCTTCGTCGCCATCGACGGCAGCGGTCGCACCCGCTCGGTTCCGCCACGCGCGCGCTAA
- a CDS encoding D-hexose-6-phosphate mutarotase has protein sequence MNTPNVEAVKLDELNCWRIRHGQAEVLVAQQGAHILSYQIDGQPPIIWLNDKAVFKTGQSIRAGVPVCWPWFGKFERNPQNVQAMYTGEQPAPAHGLVRAMDWELGGIESEAEGVKVEFKLPYPEGGLPGWPHQVDLTLTLHLSEQLSFSLTSHNHGSDTVSLSQALHTYFAVSDVRNVQVDGVDGLNYIETLDDWKTNSQQGDLHFAGETDRIYLDAPPQLSIVDPAWERRIVLTATGSRTAVIWNPWIDRAAALADMDNDGWQRMLCIETANVMDDIVSLAPGASHTMGVSVAREPH, from the coding sequence ATGAACACGCCCAACGTTGAAGCGGTGAAACTGGATGAACTGAACTGCTGGCGCATCCGCCATGGTCAGGCCGAAGTGCTGGTGGCCCAGCAAGGCGCGCACATCCTCAGTTACCAGATCGATGGCCAGCCGCCGATCATCTGGCTCAACGACAAGGCCGTGTTCAAGACAGGCCAGAGCATCCGTGCCGGTGTGCCGGTGTGCTGGCCGTGGTTCGGCAAGTTCGAACGCAACCCGCAGAACGTGCAGGCCATGTACACCGGTGAGCAACCGGCACCCGCGCACGGTCTGGTGCGGGCGATGGATTGGGAGCTGGGCGGCATCGAATCAGAGGCTGAAGGTGTCAAGGTCGAATTCAAGCTGCCCTACCCCGAAGGTGGCCTGCCGGGCTGGCCGCATCAGGTCGATCTGACCCTGACCCTGCATTTGTCCGAGCAACTGAGTTTCAGCCTGACCAGCCATAACCATGGCAGTGACACCGTCAGCCTGAGTCAGGCACTGCACACGTATTTCGCGGTCAGTGATGTGCGCAATGTGCAGGTCGATGGCGTGGATGGTTTGAACTACATCGAGACGCTGGATGACTGGAAGACCAACAGCCAGCAAGGCGATCTGCATTTTGCCGGTGAGACCGACCGTATCTATCTCGACGCTCCACCACAACTGAGCATTGTCGATCCGGCCTGGGAACGGCGCATTGTGCTGACGGCTACGGGCTCACGCACGGCGGTGATCTGGAACCCGTGGATCGACCGCGCGGCAGCGCTGGCGGATATGGATAACGATGGCTGGCAGCGCATGTTGTGCATCGAGACGGCGAATGTGATGGATGACATCGTGAGCCTGGCGCCGGGCGCGAGCCACACCATGGGCGTCAGTGTCGCCCGCGAACCGCACTAA
- a CDS encoding DUF3299 domain-containing protein: MRRLLLTLLFLGSGLAHAGELPETDWLELMPKSDQKALEAMPEIDHNSPEATGTFTEKGGMKQAKGLPAVMYSTKTVASMNDKHIRIGGYPVPLESDAKGRSTLFFLVPYPGACIHVPPPPPNQLVLVRYPKGLKLDDIYTPLWVTGTLKVEKVSNDLADAAYALEADKVRVVQESDL; the protein is encoded by the coding sequence ATGCGCCGTCTTCTGTTGACTCTCCTTTTCCTGGGCAGCGGTTTGGCCCACGCCGGCGAACTGCCGGAAACCGACTGGCTCGAACTGATGCCCAAGTCGGACCAAAAGGCCCTTGAGGCCATGCCTGAAATCGATCACAACTCCCCGGAAGCCACCGGCACCTTTACCGAGAAGGGCGGGATGAAGCAGGCCAAAGGTCTGCCGGCGGTGATGTATTCGACCAAAACCGTGGCGTCGATGAACGACAAGCACATCCGCATCGGTGGTTATCCGGTGCCGCTGGAGTCCGACGCCAAGGGCCGCAGCACGCTGTTCTTCCTCGTGCCTTACCCGGGCGCCTGCATCCACGTGCCGCCACCGCCACCGAATCAACTGGTGCTGGTGCGCTATCCGAAGGGTTTGAAGCTGGACGATATCTACACGCCGCTGTGGGTGACCGGCACGCTGAAGGTCGAGAAGGTCAGCAATGATCTGGCTGACGCGGCGTATGCGCTGGAGGCGGACAAAGTGCGGGTGGTGCAGGAGTCCGATCTCTAA
- a CDS encoding GlsB/YeaQ/YmgE family stress response membrane protein has translation MGIIGTIFIGLIVGLLARFLKPGDDSMGWIMTILLGIGGSLAATYGGQALGIYQAGQGAGFIGALVGAIVLLVIYGLIKKN, from the coding sequence ATGGGAATTATCGGAACCATCTTTATCGGCTTGATCGTCGGCCTGCTGGCGCGGTTCCTGAAACCGGGCGATGACAGCATGGGCTGGATCATGACCATCCTGCTCGGTATCGGCGGTTCGCTGGCGGCCACTTACGGCGGCCAGGCCTTGGGCATCTATCAGGCAGGTCAGGGCGCAGGCTTCATCGGCGCACTGGTCGGCGCGATCGTGTTGCTGGTTATCTACGGCCTGATCAAAAAGAACTGA
- a CDS encoding 5-(carboxyamino)imidazole ribonucleotide synthase, giving the protein MKIGVIGGGQLGRMLALAGTPLGMNFAFLDPAPDACAAALGEHLRADYGDQDHLRQLADEVDLVTFEFESVPAETVAFLSQFVPVYPSAEALRIARDRWFEKSMFKDLGIPTPAFADIQSQADLDAAVASIGLPAVLKTRTLGYDGKGQKVLRKPEDVVGTFAELGSVACLLEGFVPFTGEVSLIAVRARDGETKFYPLVHNTHDSGILKLSVASTDHPLQSLAEDYSSRVLKQLDYVGVMAFEFFEVDGGLKANEIAPRVHNSGHWTTEGAECSQFENHLRAVAGLPLGSTAKVGESAMLNFIGVVPPVEKVIAIEDCHLHHYGKAFKAGRKVGHANLRCADMATLQAQIVKVEALIAE; this is encoded by the coding sequence ATGAAGATCGGTGTAATCGGTGGCGGCCAGTTGGGTCGCATGTTGGCCCTGGCGGGCACCCCGCTGGGCATGAACTTCGCTTTCCTCGACCCTGCGCCGGATGCCTGTGCGGCCGCGCTGGGCGAACACCTGCGGGCCGATTACGGCGATCAGGATCATCTCCGTCAATTGGCCGATGAAGTCGATCTGGTGACCTTCGAGTTCGAAAGCGTCCCGGCCGAAACCGTGGCATTCCTCTCGCAATTCGTACCGGTTTATCCGAGCGCCGAAGCCCTGCGCATCGCTCGCGATCGCTGGTTTGAAAAGAGCATGTTCAAGGATCTGGGCATTCCGACCCCGGCCTTCGCCGACATTCAGTCGCAAGCCGATCTGGATGCCGCCGTTGCCTCGATCGGTCTGCCGGCCGTGCTGAAAACCCGCACCCTGGGTTACGACGGCAAGGGCCAGAAAGTCCTGCGCAAGCCGGAAGACGTGGTCGGCACTTTCGCCGAGCTGGGCAGCGTTGCCTGCCTGCTGGAAGGCTTCGTGCCGTTCACCGGCGAAGTCTCGCTGATCGCCGTGCGTGCCCGCGATGGCGAAACCAAGTTCTATCCGCTGGTACACAACACCCACGACAGCGGCATCCTCAAGCTGTCCGTTGCCAGCACCGATCACCCATTGCAATCCTTGGCTGAAGACTACTCGAGCCGTGTGCTCAAGCAGCTCGACTATGTGGGTGTGATGGCGTTCGAGTTCTTTGAGGTCGACGGTGGCCTCAAGGCCAACGAAATCGCCCCGCGCGTGCACAACTCCGGGCACTGGACCACTGAAGGCGCTGAATGCAGCCAGTTCGAAAACCACCTGCGCGCCGTGGCTGGCCTGCCGCTGGGTTCGACCGCCAAGGTTGGCGAGAGCGCGATGCTCAACTTCATCGGCGTTGTGCCGCCGGTTGAGAAGGTCATCGCCATCGAAGACTGCCATCTGCATCACTACGGTAAGGCCTTCAAGGCCGGACGCAAGGTCGGTCACGCCAACCTGCGCTGCGCAGACATGGCCACGCTGCAGGCGCAGATCGTCAAGGTCGAAGCGCTGATCGCCGAGTAA
- the purE gene encoding 5-(carboxyamino)imidazole ribonucleotide mutase, with the protein MSALVGVIMGSKSDWSTLSHTADMLEKLGIPYEVKVVSAHRTPDLLFQYAEEAESRGIEVIIAGAGGAAHLPGMCAAKTHLPVLGVPVQSAMLSGVDSLLSIVQMPAGIPVATLAIGKAGAINAALLSASILGAKHPQFHAVLKTFRAEQTDSVLDNPDPRIA; encoded by the coding sequence ATGAGTGCACTGGTTGGCGTGATCATGGGCTCCAAGTCCGATTGGTCCACCCTTAGCCACACCGCCGATATGCTGGAAAAGCTCGGCATCCCGTACGAGGTCAAAGTGGTCTCTGCCCACCGTACCCCGGATCTGCTGTTCCAGTACGCCGAAGAGGCTGAAAGCCGCGGCATCGAGGTGATTATCGCCGGCGCCGGTGGCGCAGCCCACTTGCCAGGCATGTGTGCGGCCAAGACCCACCTGCCGGTACTGGGTGTGCCCGTGCAGTCGGCCATGCTCTCGGGCGTCGACTCGCTGCTGTCGATCGTGCAGATGCCGGCCGGCATTCCGGTCGCCACTCTCGCTATCGGTAAAGCCGGCGCGATCAACGCCGCACTGCTGTCGGCGAGCATCCTTGGCGCCAAACATCCACAGTTCCACGCGGTACTGAAAACCTTCCGTGCCGAGCAGACAGACAGCGTCCTGGACAATCCAGACCCACGTATTGCCTGA
- a CDS encoding reprolysin-like metallopeptidase, with protein sequence MTSLQETQKKDIRIVAILHNDIPQSKRKTLYADYFQPLVKELESFTGRKVDVIFKTGEPHSSFYYKRDPVEAMELWIPFCNRLMEIMEEEEGYDFDDELTKFILVTNNALDGGTYGVASMDLSPTTGTAAIASLETYSCIGHEIGHLLGATHDDSEILFNGWFAETYVVPQRNNLRSNSYTFSSANRQNILNYLADKD encoded by the coding sequence ATGACTTCCCTTCAGGAAACCCAAAAAAAAGACATTAGAATTGTCGCGATTCTTCATAACGACATTCCGCAGTCAAAACGCAAGACTCTTTATGCCGATTATTTCCAGCCCCTCGTGAAGGAACTGGAAAGCTTCACCGGGCGAAAAGTCGACGTGATTTTCAAAACCGGTGAGCCCCACAGCAGTTTCTACTACAAACGCGACCCCGTGGAGGCCATGGAGCTTTGGATCCCTTTCTGCAACAGACTCATGGAGATAATGGAGGAAGAGGAGGGTTATGATTTTGATGATGAGTTGACCAAGTTTATCCTGGTCACCAACAACGCTCTTGATGGAGGGACCTATGGCGTGGCCAGCATGGATCTCTCACCGACAACCGGCACTGCTGCAATTGCATCCCTGGAAACTTATTCGTGCATAGGTCACGAAATAGGTCACCTGTTGGGCGCCACACATGACGATTCAGAAATTCTGTTCAACGGTTGGTTCGCTGAAACTTACGTAGTACCACAGCGCAACAACCTGAGATCCAATTCTTATACTTTCAGCTCTGCCAATCGACAAAACATCCTGAATTATCTGGCCGATAAAGATTGA
- a CDS encoding LysR substrate-binding domain-containing protein, giving the protein MNLESKWLEDFSALAATRSFSQAAERRFVTQPAFSRRIRSLEAALGLTLVNRSRTPIELTAAGQLFLVTARTVVEQLGEVLRHLHHLEGGQGEVMQVAAAHSLALGFFPRWIAQLRNEGLNIATRLVATNVGDAVHALREGGCDLMLAFYDPDAAMQMDPEIFPSLHLGQTEMLPVCAADAEGKPLFDLEGEASVPLLAYSAGAFLGRSVNGLLRQRQLRFTTIYETAMADSLKSMALEGLGIAWVPQLSVRAELARGELVVCGGPQWHVPLEIRLYRCALVRKANVRLLWRKLEGGAANANL; this is encoded by the coding sequence ATGAATCTGGAAAGCAAATGGCTCGAGGACTTCAGTGCTCTGGCCGCCACCCGCAGCTTTTCGCAGGCGGCCGAACGGCGCTTCGTGACCCAGCCGGCGTTCAGCCGGCGGATCCGCAGTCTGGAGGCTGCGCTGGGGCTGACTTTGGTCAACCGCTCGCGCACGCCGATCGAGCTGACGGCGGCGGGGCAGCTGTTTCTGGTGACCGCACGCACGGTGGTCGAACAGCTCGGTGAAGTGCTGCGCCATCTTCATCATCTGGAAGGCGGGCAGGGCGAAGTGATGCAAGTCGCTGCGGCGCACTCGCTGGCGCTGGGTTTTTTCCCGCGCTGGATCGCGCAGTTGCGTAATGAAGGGCTGAACATCGCCACGCGGCTGGTGGCAACCAACGTGGGTGACGCGGTGCATGCGTTGCGTGAGGGCGGTTGCGACTTGATGCTGGCGTTCTATGACCCGGACGCGGCGATGCAGATGGACCCGGAGATCTTCCCGTCACTGCATTTGGGCCAGACCGAGATGTTGCCTGTGTGCGCGGCGGATGCGGAGGGCAAGCCGCTGTTCGATCTGGAAGGCGAGGCGAGTGTGCCGTTGCTGGCGTATAGCGCCGGGGCGTTTCTCGGTCGTTCGGTGAATGGCTTGCTGCGTCAGCGTCAGCTGCGCTTCACGACGATCTACGAAACCGCCATGGCCGACAGCCTGAAAAGCATGGCGCTGGAAGGCTTGGGCATTGCCTGGGTTCCGCAACTGAGCGTGCGGGCGGAGTTGGCCCGTGGCGAACTGGTGGTGTGTGGCGGCCCGCAGTGGCATGTGCCGCTGGAGATTCGCCTGTATCGCTGCGCCTTGGTGCGCAAGGCCAACGTCCGCCTGCTGTGGCGAAAACTTGAAGGTGGTGCGGCGAACGCCAATCTTTGA
- a CDS encoding aspartate ammonia-lyase: MSSAASFRTENDLLGALEVPAQAYYGIQTLRAVNNFRLSGVPISHYPKLVVGLAMVKQAAADANRELGHLSEAKHAAISEACARLIRGDFHEEFVVDMIQGGAGTSTNMNANEVIANVALEAMGHQKGEYQYLHPNDDVNMAQSTNDAYPTAIRLGLLLGHDTLLASLDSLIQAFAAKGKEFDHVLKMGRTQLQDAVPMTLGQEFRAFATTMGEDLARLKTLAPELLTEVNLGGTAIGTGINADPRYQALAVQRLALISGQPLVPAADLIEATSDMGAFVLFSGMLKRTAVKLSKICNDLRLLSSGPRTGINEINLPARQPGSSIMPGKVNPVIPEAVNQVAFQVIGNDLALTMAAEGGQLQLNVMEPLIAFKIFDSIRLLQRAMDMLREHCIVGITANEARCRELVEHSIGLVTALNPYIGYKNATRIAGLALESGRGVLELVREEGLLDEAMLADILRPENMIAPRLVPLKA, encoded by the coding sequence ATGTCCTCCGCTGCATCTTTCCGCACAGAAAATGACCTGCTTGGCGCCCTCGAAGTACCGGCTCAAGCGTATTACGGCATCCAGACCCTGCGAGCGGTGAACAACTTCCGTCTCTCCGGCGTTCCGATTTCGCATTACCCGAAACTGGTTGTCGGTCTGGCAATGGTCAAACAGGCCGCTGCTGACGCCAACCGCGAGTTGGGTCATCTGAGCGAAGCCAAGCACGCTGCCATCAGCGAAGCCTGTGCCCGATTGATCCGCGGTGATTTCCACGAAGAGTTCGTGGTCGACATGATTCAAGGTGGCGCCGGTACTTCCACTAACATGAACGCCAACGAAGTGATCGCCAACGTTGCTCTGGAAGCAATGGGTCACCAGAAAGGCGAGTACCAGTACCTGCACCCGAACGACGACGTCAACATGGCGCAGTCGACCAACGACGCTTACCCGACGGCAATCCGCCTGGGTCTGCTGCTCGGTCACGACACCCTGCTGGCCAGCCTCGACAGCCTGATTCAGGCGTTCGCAGCCAAGGGCAAAGAATTCGATCACGTCCTGAAAATGGGCCGTACCCAGCTGCAAGACGCCGTGCCGATGACCCTCGGCCAGGAATTCCGTGCCTTCGCCACCACCATGGGCGAAGACCTGGCCCGTCTGAAGACGCTGGCCCCGGAACTGCTGACTGAAGTGAACCTGGGCGGCACCGCGATCGGCACCGGCATCAACGCTGACCCGCGTTATCAAGCGCTGGCGGTACAGCGTCTGGCCCTGATCAGCGGTCAACCGCTGGTTCCGGCGGCCGACCTGATCGAAGCGACTTCCGACATGGGCGCCTTCGTGCTGTTCTCCGGCATGCTCAAGCGCACCGCGGTCAAGCTGTCGAAGATCTGCAATGACCTGCGCCTGCTGTCCAGCGGTCCGCGCACCGGCATCAACGAAATCAATCTGCCGGCGCGTCAGCCAGGCAGCTCGATCATGCCCGGCAAGGTCAACCCGGTGATCCCGGAAGCCGTTAACCAGGTGGCGTTCCAGGTCATCGGTAACGATCTGGCACTGACCATGGCAGCCGAAGGCGGCCAACTGCAGCTGAACGTGATGGAGCCACTGATCGCCTTCAAGATCTTCGACTCGATCCGCCTGCTGCAACGCGCCATGGACATGCTGCGCGAGCACTGCATCGTCGGCATCACTGCCAACGAAGCACGCTGCCGTGAACTGGTCGAGCACTCGATCGGTCTGGTCACCGCACTGAACCCGTACATCGGCTACAAAAACGCCACCCGTATCGCCGGTCTCGCTCTGGAAAGCGGCCGCGGCGTACTGGAACTGGTGCGCGAAGAAGGTCTGCTCGACGAAGCCATGCTCGCCGACATCCTGCGCCCGGAAAACATGATTGCTCCGCGTCTGGTTCCGCTGAAAGCCTGA